From Taeniopygia guttata chromosome 3, bTaeGut7.mat, whole genome shotgun sequence:
GACGACGGGTTCGCACAGGACGAGGGCCTGGCCGAGCAGGTCTGTGGGCGCTGCAGCCTGGCGGTGCTGGGCACCGAGCCGGGTGCCAGCCCCCAGAagggcactggggacaagggctTTGCCTGCAGCCTGTGCCCCTTCGTCACCCACTACCCCAACCACTTGGCGCGGCACATGAAGACGCACAGCGGGGAGAAGCCCTTCGCCTGCCCGCTCTGCCCGTACGCCTCCGCCCACCTGGACAACCTGAAGCGGCACCAGCGCGTGCACACAGGcgagaagccctacaagtgccAGCTCTGCGACTATGCCTGCGGCAACCTGGCCAACCTCAAGCGTCACGGGCGCATCCACTCAGGCGACAAGCCCTTCCAGTGCAGCCTCTGCAGCTACAGTTGCAACCAGAGCATGAACCTGAAGCGGCACATGCTGCGGCATACGGGCGAGAAGCCCTTCCAGTGCCGGGACTGCTCCTACACCACTGGTCACTGGGACAACTACAAGCGCCACCAGAAGATCCACGGCCACACAGCCGAGAGCTGGGTGAACCCACGCAATGCCAAAGCCCTGCTGGCCCCCCCAGCCGTGGGCACGGCCCTGCCCTGAGACAGCACTTAGCTCGGCAGTGGGCCTGGGGTGCCGCGGTGCCTGCCCTCCCCACGGGAGGGAGGACAGGCAGGCAACTCCACGGGGGCTTAGGGCTGCCTTACAGCAGGCCCAGAGGCACACTGGGGCCTCcagcagccctgtcctgcctgggcagggtgaAGTCACGACCGGCGGCTCTGACCCCTGCCCGTGTGGCAGCACTGCCACGTCCCCAGCCGCCCCGCCTGCCTGTTTCTGCCTGCCAGAGCCTTCCTCTGCCGGGgcctggggaaaaggggggaggggggaacaGGACTGGTTCCATGGCTGTTGCCGTGCTGGTCGGTGTAATTTATATTGTGTATAAAAGCATTAAACAGTCAGTTTTGTTATCTGCTTTTCACGCTGGGGGCCTTGTTCTGCTACAGAGGAGGACAGcgcagggctggcacagagaaggGAGGGTCAGCAGCCACCCCCCAACAGACAGCTGGTACCAATCAGGATCCGTTTTAATCATTGTTGCAGTGTGTAAACATCAGTTACTGTCCATTAATGCTCTGTCgggctgagcagcaggagataCGTAGTTACAAGCCTAGATTATGCTGGCGTCTATGAGCGGGTTAGAGGGGACTCTGCGCGGAGCCCCTGAGACAGCGTACTGCGCTCTGTCTCGGAGCACAAACCTAAATGCTAATTTGGCATTATGGAGCCTGCCTGGGTCTGCCTCCAGGCTGGGCCAGGCCTtcccagctgggacaggagctgctctgcccccaggctgggccaggccctgcactgcagctccagggctctgcccgGGCAAACTGTTCAGGTCAAACAAGCcctctcccagctggagccagcAGCGGGAGGagttcagctgcccccaccccaaaGGCAATGGTGGGCTGGGGGCGAGCTTCCAGCCCcggggagcagggaaaggtggTTGTAGCAGGTGAGAGGCACGTTGATTGCAACCTGGCTGCAGGTCGTACATTCCTCAGTGAAGGCCCTTGCTCgggctggggctgtcctgggaAGGGGCACTACAGATCCTCATCACCAATGCCCTCAAAGGCGTAATTGCCGTGGAAGTCATTAGCACCCACGTCGTTTGCAGAGCTGGAGTGGCTGATCCCACGCAGGCTGACAGAAGTGAGCTTGCTCTGTGGGGAAGGGAGATGTTAGAGAGGACACCACTAGCTTCCCTCCCCATAGCCCGAGGTCTCTGGTGCTTCCACACACAACTCACCGAGAGTTTGGCCATGGGCTCCCAGGAGGCATCAGGTGAGtcctgtgaggacagcacagtTGGGCAGCACAGGGTCATGAGACACAACACCCTGCTCTCCTTCTACCTGTCCCCTCCGTCCCTAGGGAGTCTGGCTCACTGAGTTGGTCCAGGACCTATTTCCCTTCCCAGGGCTTTGGAAGCAGGacaccacagccctgctgtcctctgggctttccccagccctgccacggGGACAGTGGCTCTTCTGGAGGCAGTGAGTTCTGGTACACAACGTGTCAGAGCTGTGATTGCGCACGTtccccccacccagggctgcaggtCCCACTCACCAGCAGCGGGGGTGACTTCACAGCCTGCTGGCTGTCCGAGCGCCGCAGGGCCCCGTTCACCCGCCGCCGAAACATCTGCAGGGAGGAGCGCAGCTTAGCCACAGGGGCTCCAGCGTCAGCTCTGGGCTTACAACTggccctggggatgctggtCCCATCCCGAGGGGAGCACTCAGGACCCCTCCAGGCCCTAGGACGTCACAGGGCCAGTTGGGATCCCACTCCAGAGCCATCAAGCCCCAACCCTCACCTTGCGGATGCTGCCTCCCGATTTTTTCACCATCAGCTCGTCTACCATGGACTGCAAGCAGATGCTCAGCATGATGGCCTGCAAGGGAGAAGTGTCACAGGGCTCTATGCACCCCAGAGCCTTCCCACACCCTAtgcagggctcagcccagcccttcccctcACACAGGCAGCTCTACCTGTGGGCTGGTGATGGTGACCCACTGCAGCCGGTCCTTGCTCATCAGGTACTCAAAAGCCAACTCCAGCTTCACCTCGGATttccctgggctgctccccGAAGGGCCATTGTTCATCGGCACCTGCAAGGACACACGTACACCACGGCTGGGAGCCTCcagaggggaaggagcagctctcCAGACGCTGGTGCAGCTCAAGGGCAGCACCAAGCCAAGCGTGGGacgcctgccctgtgcccactGGTCTGCCACTGTCAAGTCCCCTTCAGTATCCTGACAGCAGTGATCCCCTCAGCCCCAAGGCATGGTTCAGACCCTCTCCAGGCCTACTGGGCCAGAAGCTGGTGTCAGAGCCAGCACCTTTCCTAGGAAGAGGTAccggcccagcctggcccagccGGGTCTCTCcagccccccagacccctccctgctctccaggcGTCACTCACCGAGGATGTGACCCGCCAGCACCGCATGCGTGTGACCTTGAAGCTGCCCTCTTTGATCTGCTCGTTCGGCAGCCGCACCTGGAAGTTGAGCTCGTTGTTGCCGGCACTGACGACGACGTGGCAGCCCTTCTCGGGGAAGTCGGTGACACAGGGGTCAAACTTGAGATAACCGTAGTACTTCAGGGTCTGCGCCAGGCGGATGAActgcaggcagagccagggaTGCTCACCCGGGCCAATAACAGGTGACCAACCCGGTACCACACGTCACACGGAGCCAGAACTGCTCATCATGGCATTGTACCCTGTCCTACCTCCTTCTTGGAGACCTTTTCTTGCAGGGACTTCAGCTGCCGGTGCTGTTCCTTGTTGACAAGGATCCATCCATGTTCAATGTCTGACACCGTCTACAAGCAGCAGAGGTTGATGAGCGCCTGGGACCGGAGCCACCCACGCCcctgcacagctgtggccaAGGGGTGCAGTGTCTGTCCTCACATGGCTGTGCCACACCAACGCTCACCTGTGCATACAGCAAGTTCAACCCCACGCGATGCTCCATCACATCGTCGTCATAGGCCGAGTCCCAGTAGCTGGAAGGGAACCACACGGGTTAGCCTCCTCCCCACCTCTTGACAGCAACGAAGAGAAAATCACCCTCCTGCAGGCTGGCTCTCTGGCCAGCTCCTCCCTAACCATCCGTCACCATGCCCTGCTCCCCACCCAAACCGGCTGCCATGGGAAGGCAGAAAtgagctgagcacagcagggccgCCCATGCTCCAGTGTCACGGTCAGGGATGTTCAGGTGTGCTCCTGGGGGCCAAAGCATCTGTGGGCAGCAATGGCAGGAGGGCAGGGTCCTTCTGTGGAACAGGGAGCCCTGGGCACCACCCCactgctgccccacagcccccgcTCACCTCTTGCGCAGGATGATCTGGAACTCGGGGTTGTGCAGGCTGGTGACCGACACGTACGGCAGCTCAAACTCCTGCAGCTTTCGCACAACTGCGGGGAAATGCcggctcagcagcagctctgggcagcaggagccccatGGCCCCCAACACCAGGGTGTCCCGAGGAAAACAGCTGTGCCCCCAGCCAGGGTAGGGTCCAAGCTCAAAGCCCTCACTCAAGGCAGGGGGCAGAGCAGATGTCCCACTCACAGGAGAAAGCTCCATCCTTGGTCTCTCTCACTAGAAAGAGGCTGAAGTAGCCAACCAGGTCATCTGGCAGATCCAGCTTGGAGGCCACAGCCtgggaggaaaagcaggatAATCCCAATATAGTCCCAATATGGTGGCAAGACCCAGCCCATGTGTATTCTGGGACCTCCCAACAGCA
This genomic window contains:
- the SNX17 gene encoding sorting nexin-17 is translated as MHFSIPETETRAGDGGAAAYVAYNIHVNGVLHCRVRYSQLLGLHEQLRKEYGANVVPAFPPKKIFTLTPAEVEQRREQLEKYMQAVRQDPTLGGSETFNSFLRKAQQETQQIPTEEVVLEVLLSNGQKVKVTILTSDQTEDVLEAVASKLDLPDDLVGYFSLFLVRETKDGAFSFVRKLQEFELPYVSVTSLHNPEFQIILRKSYWDSAYDDDVMEHRVGLNLLYAQTVSDIEHGWILVNKEQHRQLKSLQEKVSKKEFIRLAQTLKYYGYLKFDPCVTDFPEKGCHVVVSAGNNELNFQVRLPNEQIKEGSFKVTRMRCWRVTSSVPMNNGPSGSSPGKSEVKLELAFEYLMSKDRLQWVTITSPQAIMLSICLQSMVDELMVKKSGGSIRKMFRRRVNGALRRSDSQQAVKSPPLLDSPDASWEPMAKLSSKLTSVSLRGISHSSSANDVGANDFHGNYAFEGIGDEDL